Proteins found in one Bacillales bacterium genomic segment:
- a CDS encoding 4-hydroxy-3-methylbut-2-enyl diphosphate reductase, protein MEVIKISPRGYCYGVVDAMVLARRAAQNPDLPRPIYILGMIVHNHHVTDAFEDEGIITLDGANRLDILKQVEKGTIIFTAHGVSPEVRRIAKDKGLTTIDATCPDVTKTHDIILEKKEEGYHIVYVGKKGHPEPEGAVGVAPDVVHLVESLEDVDALDLTAEKILATNQTTMSQWDVNKIMQKIVEKYPQTEIYNEICLATQVRQEAVAEQAKQADLLIVVGDPRSNNSNRLVQVSEEIAGTPGHRIANLSELKLEWLNGVEKVAVTAGASTPTPITKQVIRFLEQYDPNNEDTWNKENPIERKKILPKVKVK, encoded by the coding sequence ATGGAAGTCATTAAAATTTCGCCTCGAGGCTACTGTTACGGGGTTGTTGACGCGATGGTATTGGCCCGGCGGGCGGCGCAAAATCCCGACTTGCCGAGGCCGATCTACATTCTCGGCATGATCGTACACAATCATCACGTAACGGACGCTTTCGAAGACGAGGGAATCATCACGCTTGACGGAGCCAACCGTCTCGACATATTGAAACAAGTGGAAAAAGGAACGATCATTTTCACGGCGCACGGCGTATCTCCTGAGGTACGGCGCATAGCGAAAGACAAGGGATTGACGACGATTGATGCCACGTGCCCGGATGTTACGAAAACGCACGACATCATCCTCGAAAAGAAAGAGGAAGGGTATCACATCGTTTATGTAGGAAAAAAAGGACACCCTGAACCGGAAGGCGCGGTAGGCGTTGCTCCGGACGTTGTCCATCTCGTCGAATCGCTGGAGGACGTTGATGCTTTGGATTTGACGGCTGAGAAAATTTTGGCAACGAACCAGACGACGATGAGTCAATGGGACGTCAACAAAATCATGCAGAAAATCGTTGAGAAGTATCCGCAGACGGAGATTTACAACGAAATATGCCTGGCGACGCAAGTACGCCAAGAGGCGGTCGCCGAACAGGCGAAACAAGCGGATTTACTCATTGTCGTCGGCGATCCGCGAAGCAACAATTCAAACCGGCTCGTTCAAGTTTCCGAAGAAATCGCCGGAACGCCCGGTCACCGAATCGCCAATCTTTCCGAGCTCAAACTCGAATGGCTGAACGGCGTCGAGAAAGTTGCCGTGACAGCGGGCGCTTCCACGCCGACACCGATCACGAAACAAGTCATTCGGTTTCTCGAACAATACGATCCGAACAACGAAGACACATGGAATAAAGAAAATCCGATCGAACGAAAAAAAATCTTGCCCAAGGTAAAAGTGAAATAG
- the vrrA gene encoding VrrA/YqfQ family protein — protein sequence MAGGMFGGGGAGPASFGGAMPGAGSASSASSAGGGLGGFGRLLSAFTGGGGAPAGPAASASTGGISGMFGNLQKAIKVMQTVGPMVQKAAPVAKNIPNMIQLMKEYQEYSKNKEKEAETSDDSNNNDKRNDKESDKIKTRENNSNAGRSTENKESAKRDRRSSIETQSSNAVNRNSRRNENSNRRKSSKPKLYV from the coding sequence ATGGCCGGCGGAATGTTTGGCGGCGGCGGTGCAGGTCCTGCAAGTTTCGGCGGCGCAATGCCGGGAGCGGGATCAGCTTCCAGCGCGAGCAGTGCCGGAGGCGGTCTCGGCGGATTCGGCAGGCTTTTGTCAGCATTCACCGGGGGCGGAGGCGCACCGGCCGGGCCGGCAGCTTCCGCATCGACGGGCGGAATAAGCGGCATGTTCGGAAATCTTCAAAAAGCGATCAAAGTCATGCAAACCGTCGGTCCAATGGTGCAAAAAGCGGCTCCGGTCGCGAAAAACATCCCGAACATGATTCAATTGATGAAGGAATACCAGGAATACAGCAAAAACAAAGAAAAAGAAGCGGAAACTTCGGATGACAGCAACAACAACGACAAACGAAACGATAAAGAATCCGACAAAATCAAAACGCGGGAAAACAATTCGAATGCCGGAAGGTCAACCGAAAACAAGGAATCGGCAAAACGTGACCGCCGATCGTCAATCGAAACACAGTCATCAAACGCGGTGAATCGGAATTCAAGACGGAATGAAAATTCGAATCGGCGAAAATCGTCAAAACCGAAGCTGTACGTATAA